From one Planococcus citri chromosome 3, ihPlaCitr1.1, whole genome shotgun sequence genomic stretch:
- the LOC135841304 gene encoding uncharacterized protein LOC135841304, with amino-acid sequence MADSAALTYDEAKALTSVQDSATEGFYFQQTMYRIKDPKASLKFYNEVLGMSLLAKVDFPSMKFTLYFMGYENPAEIPTGDIDEIMRWTTSKRATLELTHNWGTENNPDFSYHNGNSDPRGFGHIGIVVPDVDKACERFEKYNVEFVKKPNDGKMKGIAFIKDPDGYWIEILTSNASIKGYGAE; translated from the exons ATGGCAGATTCTGCAGCTTTAACGTATGATGAAGCGAAGGCACTCACTTCTGTACAAGATTCAGCGACTGAG gggttctacTTCCAACAAACTATGTACAGAATTAAAGATCCTAAAGCTAGTTTAAAATTCTACAACGAAGTATTAGGAATGAGCTTGCTAGCTAAAGTAGATTTTCCAAGCATGAAATTCACTTTGTATTTCATGGGATATGAAAATCCTGCAGAAATCCCCACAGGAGATATCGATGAAATCATGAGATGGACCACTTCGAAGAGAGCTACTTTAGAATTAACTCA TAATTGGGGTACCGAAAATAATCCAGATTTTTCATATCATAATGGAAATTCAGATCCTCGAGGCTTTG GGCATATCGGTATCGTGGTACCAGATGTAGACAAAGCTTGCGAACGATTCGAAAAATACAACGtcgaatttgtgaaaaaacccAATGACG GAAAAATGAAAGGAATCGCTTTCATAAAAGACCCTGACGGTTACTGGATCGAAATTCTAACAAGCAATGCTTCGATTAAAGGTTACGGCGCTGAATAA